Proteins from a genomic interval of Gemmatimonadaceae bacterium:
- a CDS encoding DinB family protein encodes MFELIKTYFAYSSWATARVFDALEQLTPEQYTEPGCSGHGSIRDNLAHLMAAQLRWLSWFDGSLTVTLAQQLNVTGESIDTVGKARERWASIDTQATECVNGLNDDKLRDIWTWTLPTGRSDSLPLWKLLMHVANHGTHTRAQIIAALRRAGHTPPNVDFLNYSLINRG; translated from the coding sequence GTGTTCGAGCTAATCAAAACCTATTTCGCGTACAGCTCCTGGGCGACAGCCCGGGTTTTCGACGCCCTCGAGCAGCTCACGCCCGAACAGTACACCGAGCCCGGTTGCAGCGGGCACGGGTCTATCCGTGACAATCTCGCACACCTCATGGCGGCCCAATTGCGCTGGCTTTCATGGTTCGACGGCTCGCTGACGGTCACGCTAGCGCAGCAGCTGAACGTAACGGGCGAGTCGATCGACACTGTGGGCAAGGCACGCGAGCGGTGGGCGAGCATCGACACGCAGGCGACCGAATGCGTCAATGGCCTGAACGACGACAAGCTTCGGGACATCTGGACGTGGACTCTCCCAACGGGGCGGTCAGACTCGCTTCCCTTGTGGAAGCTTCTTATGCACGTCGCGAATCACGGAACGCACACGCGTGCGCAGATCATTGCCGCGCTGCGGCGGGCCGGACACACGCCGCCGAACGTCGACTTTCTGAACTATTCGCTGATCAATCGCGGCTGA
- a CDS encoding NAD(P)H-dependent oxidoreductase — protein sequence MHVSTRCSTAIFGASLRQGSFNKRLASLAASVVENAGGTVVHASMSDFDCPSYNGDVEANEGIPAGADRVRSKLISTDGLIISSPEYNASTPGILKNLIDWVLRYKPQPIKGRHALLMSASPSMAGGNRGLWSSRIPLEHLGARVFPDMFSLAQAHEAFGDEGKLRDAKLQKWFEGTVDCFIESVEAAKHYPAIKSQWIEFLGERPNPATERVEVTETSPV from the coding sequence GTGCACGTTTCCACTCGTTGTTCAACGGCCATATTCGGTGCATCTCTCCGACAAGGCTCGTTCAACAAGCGTCTGGCGTCGCTCGCCGCGTCAGTCGTCGAGAACGCCGGCGGTACCGTGGTCCATGCAAGCATGAGCGACTTCGACTGCCCGTCATACAATGGAGACGTCGAGGCTAACGAAGGCATTCCTGCGGGCGCAGATCGCGTCCGCTCGAAGCTCATCTCCACTGACGGGTTGATCATCTCCTCTCCCGAGTACAACGCGTCGACACCAGGAATCCTGAAGAACCTCATCGACTGGGTTTTGCGCTACAAGCCGCAGCCGATCAAGGGACGGCACGCGTTGCTCATGTCGGCTTCGCCGTCGATGGCAGGCGGGAACCGAGGGTTGTGGTCATCCCGCATTCCTCTGGAGCATCTCGGCGCGCGCGTCTTTCCCGACATGTTCTCGCTGGCGCAGGCACACGAGGCGTTCGGGGACGAGGGAAAGCTTCGCGACGCGAAGCTGCAAAAATGGTTCGAGGGAACGGTCGACTGCTTTATCGAATCAGTCGAAGCAGCGAAGCACTATCCGGCGATTAAATCGCAATGGATCGAATTTCTGGGCGAGCGGCCGAATCCCGCAACTGAGAGAGTGGAAGTGACCGAGACTTCGCCCGTCTAG
- a CDS encoding Gfo/Idh/MocA family oxidoreductase — translation MAGKEVNRREFVANTGKLGLGVMIVPRHVLGGIGYQAPSDTLNVAIVGFGGRGAEVALGFAPTENVVAIADVDMAFADKNMGDKLRDSSGKPREGQQLADGLKLQEQFVKAARYADFREMLDKQKNIDAVVVATPDHLHAVITKAAMDAGKHVYVEKPLTYSVHEARVLGGLARANPKIVTQMGNQGHSSEGARLVNEWIQAGIIGPVREVHAWTNRPVVYWPQGVPRPSGGPPPPPGTSPFGNPWSFRHVNGVLASAMGSYPVPPGLRWDLYLGPVAEDVPYHQIYHPFNWRGWVGFGVGALGDMGAHLIDHPYWALGLKYPISIEATSTQWGAMAIPGDPSAAAGSPASRTTYRPVSYPVATSVHYQFPACGSQPPVKLNWYDGGLYPPRPDLLPDDVTLKSEGGVIFIGEKGILMHDTYGANPRLFPVSLTEQAALVPKSFPRIEGSHILNFAKAAKGQGKSSSPLEYAAQLTETMLLGIVALRTGQGRKIMYDGENMKVTNIPEANQYLTRDYRAGWSV, via the coding sequence ATGGCGGGTAAAGAAGTCAATCGGCGCGAGTTCGTCGCGAACACCGGTAAGCTTGGGCTGGGAGTCATGATCGTGCCGCGTCATGTGCTGGGCGGCATCGGATATCAGGCCCCGAGCGACACGCTGAACGTTGCAATCGTCGGGTTCGGCGGCCGGGGCGCCGAAGTCGCGCTTGGTTTTGCGCCAACCGAGAACGTCGTAGCCATCGCTGATGTCGACATGGCTTTCGCCGACAAGAACATGGGCGACAAGCTGCGCGACTCCAGTGGGAAACCGCGCGAAGGCCAGCAGCTGGCTGACGGTCTCAAGCTGCAGGAGCAGTTCGTGAAGGCGGCCCGTTATGCCGATTTCCGCGAGATGCTGGACAAGCAGAAGAACATCGACGCGGTCGTGGTTGCGACGCCGGACCATCTACACGCGGTGATCACCAAAGCCGCAATGGATGCCGGCAAGCACGTCTACGTGGAGAAGCCGCTCACCTATTCAGTGCACGAAGCGCGCGTCCTTGGCGGACTTGCGCGCGCGAATCCGAAAATCGTGACGCAGATGGGGAACCAGGGCCACTCGAGCGAGGGCGCTCGCCTGGTCAACGAATGGATTCAGGCGGGAATAATTGGCCCGGTGCGCGAAGTCCACGCGTGGACGAATCGCCCGGTTGTCTACTGGCCGCAGGGCGTTCCACGTCCGAGCGGCGGTCCGCCACCGCCTCCGGGCACAAGCCCCTTTGGGAACCCATGGAGCTTCCGCCATGTGAACGGTGTGCTCGCTTCAGCAATGGGGTCGTATCCTGTTCCCCCCGGACTCAGATGGGATCTCTACCTCGGCCCTGTCGCCGAGGATGTTCCATATCATCAGATCTATCACCCGTTCAACTGGCGCGGATGGGTCGGCTTCGGCGTCGGCGCCCTTGGCGATATGGGAGCGCATCTCATCGATCATCCTTACTGGGCGCTTGGTCTAAAGTACCCGATAAGCATCGAAGCGACATCGACGCAGTGGGGAGCGATGGCCATCCCGGGGGATCCCTCAGCTGCCGCCGGCTCGCCCGCGTCGCGAACGACGTACAGGCCCGTATCGTATCCGGTGGCCACTTCAGTGCACTATCAATTCCCCGCGTGCGGATCGCAGCCGCCGGTGAAGCTGAACTGGTATGACGGCGGGCTTTATCCGCCGCGACCAGATCTTCTGCCTGATGACGTCACTCTCAAGAGTGAAGGAGGCGTGATCTTCATCGGAGAGAAGGGAATCCTGATGCACGACACCTACGGCGCCAACCCCCGGCTGTTCCCCGTGTCACTCACGGAACAGGCAGCGCTCGTTCCGAAATCGTTCCCGCGTATCGAGGGGAGCCATATTCTGAACTTCGCGAAGGCGGCGAAGGGCCAGGGAAAATCAAGTTCCCCGCTGGAGTACGCAGCTCAGCTGACGGAGACGATGCTTCTTGGAATCGTTGCGCTGCGTACAGGCCAGGGCAGGAAGATCATGTACGATGGTGAGAACATGAAGGTCACGAACATCCCCGAGGCCAACCAATACCTGACGCGCGACTATCGCGCCGGCTGGTCAGTCTGA